The following coding sequences are from one Lolium rigidum isolate FL_2022 chromosome 6, APGP_CSIRO_Lrig_0.1, whole genome shotgun sequence window:
- the LOC124664028 gene encoding uncharacterized protein LOC124664028, with amino-acid sequence MAVASGTAAAFSVRRTPRPCACSAAAAAGGARFRADATGNGKWWAPLLGWSGQPDYIDAQPAEAPEEQRRETPAARRFGVLTEEKARQLRVRMMETESFHDAMYHSAIASRLASAARGGDDGKAAR; translated from the coding sequence ATGGCGGTAGCGTCCGGAACGGCAGCCGCGTTCTCCGTCCGTCGGACACCCCGGCCCTGCGCCTgctccgccgcggcggcggccggcggagcgaGGTTCCGCGCGGACGCGACCGGGAACGGCAAGTGGTGGGCGCCGCTGCTGGGCTGGTCTGGCCAGCCGGACTACATCGACGCCCAGCCGGCGGAGGCTCCGGAGGAGCAGCGGCGCGAgacgccggcggcgaggcggTTCGGGGTGCTGACGGAGGAGAAGGCGCGGCAGCTGCGGGTGCGGATGATGGAGACCGAGAGCTTCCACGACGCCATGTACCACTCCGCCATCGCCTCccgcctcgcctccgccgcccgcggcggcgacgacggcaaggCAGCGCGCTAG
- the LOC124664030 gene encoding uncharacterized protein LOC124664030: protein MAVASGTVATFSVRPTARPCACSAAAAAGGARFRADASANGKWWAPLLGWSGQPDYIDAQPAEAPEEQQRETPAARRFGVLTEEKARQLRVRMMETESFHDAMYHSAIASRLASAARDNDDATKAH, encoded by the coding sequence ATGGCGGTAGCGTCCGGAACCGTAGCGACGTTCTCCGTCCGTCCGACGGCGCGGCCCTGCGCCTGCTCTGccgccgcggcggccggcggggcgaGGTTCCGCGCGGACGCGAGCGCGAACGGCAAGTGGTGGGCGCCGCTGCTAGGGTGGTCGGGCCAGCCCGACTACATCGACGCCCAGCCGGCGGAGGCGCCGGAGGAGCAGCAGCGCGAgacgccggcggcgaggcggTTCGGGGTGCTGACGGAGGAGAAGGCGCGGCAGCTGCGGGTGCGGATGATGGAGACCGAGAGCTTCCACGACGCCATGTACCACTCCGCCATCGCCTCccgcctcgcctccgccgcccGCGACAACGACGACGCCACCAAGGCGCACTAG